A region from the Gossypium hirsutum isolate 1008001.06 chromosome A08, Gossypium_hirsutum_v2.1, whole genome shotgun sequence genome encodes:
- the LOC107888806 gene encoding serine/arginine-rich splicing factor SC35-like, giving the protein MEERRGGFQITVFVYNIPASMHWKGLWALFSFHGKVVDAFIPEKRSRSGKRFSFVHFSNLTDAQRAISRLNGFVIIGSKIWVKLARFKERRYIWRKVSPQMRTKAINNPNKEGWEGENNMKECVEDVSWKNKT; this is encoded by the coding sequence ATGGAAGAGAGAAGAGGTGGGTTTCAGATCACGGTGTTTGTGTACAACATTCCAGCGTCTATGCATTGGAAGGGTTTATGGGCTCTTTTCAGTTTTCATGGAAAGGTGGTGGATGCGTTCATACCGGAGAAGAGAAGTAGAAGTGGTAAAAGATTCAGTTTTGTGCATTTTTCAAACCTTACAGATGCGCAACGGGCAATTTCAAGACTCAATGGTTTTGTGATTATCGGGAGTAAAATCTGGGTGAAGCTGGCTAGGTTCAAAGAAAGGAGATATATATGGAGAAAAGTTTCACCTCAGATGAGAACGAAGGCTATCAATAATCCAAATAAGGAGGGTTGGGAAGGCGAGAATAACATGAAGGAATGCGTAGAGGATGTTTCTTGGAAAAATAAGACTTAA